In one Pseudomonas fitomaticsae genomic region, the following are encoded:
- a CDS encoding DUF3617 domain-containing protein translates to MNVRLLGLALGLGLALPVVAQAQMLQPGLWEMTSSNVKVDDQVMDVQSILGQIQGQITPQQRAELEKQGINIGGKGIRACLTPQQVATNDIPLADPQSGCKQQITERVGNQWKFRFSCPKAQGTGVATFLSDREFTTVANGTFNAIGINQKGSLETRAVWLGQDCGTVKPRA, encoded by the coding sequence ATGAACGTTCGTCTGCTGGGTTTAGCGCTGGGCCTGGGTTTGGCCTTGCCGGTGGTTGCTCAGGCGCAAATGCTGCAGCCGGGGTTGTGGGAAATGACGTCGAGCAATGTGAAGGTCGATGATCAGGTGATGGATGTGCAATCGATCCTCGGCCAGATTCAGGGCCAGATCACCCCGCAGCAGCGGGCGGAACTGGAGAAGCAGGGGATCAACATCGGTGGCAAGGGCATCCGCGCCTGCCTGACGCCGCAGCAGGTGGCGACCAACGATATTCCGCTGGCGGACCCGCAGTCGGGGTGCAAACAGCAGATCACCGAACGTGTCGGCAACCAGTGGAAATTCCGCTTCAGTTGCCCGAAAGCCCAGGGCACCGGCGTCGCGACGTTCCTCAGTGACCGCGAGTTCACCACTGTCGCCAACGGCACCTTCAATGCCATCGGGATCAATCAGAAGGGCAGTCTGGAAACCCGGGCGGTCTGGCTGGGTCAGGATTGCGGCACGGTCAAACCGAGAGCCTGA
- the cls gene encoding cardiolipin synthase produces the protein MDYFGPHIFGYLIALIHTLGSIAAIHAVLTVRTAQGSIAWALSLIFIPYLTLIPYLVFGRSTFDGYIKARRQANEQMRQAISELNWRPWVEEALTARASNAYDSLRAMPKLGRMPCLANNEVRLLINGAATFEAIFHAIDQAREAVLIQFFIIHDDRLGQRLRDLLLKKAAEGVVIHLLYDRIGSHALPHSYVQALRDGGVEVKAFATRSGWLNRFQVNFRNHRKIVVVDGLIGFVGGHNVGDEYMGEKPPLAPWRDTHVQVRGPVVACMQESFAEDWFWAARSLPPLILPDAYPEDGVLCQLLASGPADAYETCSLFFVEAIHAATERVWITSPYFIPDEAVFAALRLAVLRGVDVRLLLPSRPDHRIVYAASSLYAFEAVRAGVRVFRYEPGFLHQKVVLIDGEISAIGSANLDNRSFRLNFEVMLLTVDSEFAASVEQMLNDDFAQAYEVAKEESREIHRLQQVGMRIARLISPIL, from the coding sequence ATGGATTATTTCGGACCGCACATTTTCGGTTATCTGATCGCCCTGATACACACCCTCGGCTCGATCGCCGCGATCCATGCCGTATTGACCGTACGCACCGCCCAAGGCTCGATCGCCTGGGCGCTGTCGCTGATCTTCATTCCCTACCTCACCCTCATCCCGTATCTGGTGTTCGGTCGCAGCACCTTCGATGGCTACATCAAGGCCCGCCGCCAGGCCAACGAACAGATGCGCCAGGCGATTTCCGAACTCAACTGGCGGCCGTGGGTGGAGGAAGCCCTGACCGCCCGCGCCTCGAATGCTTATGACTCATTGCGCGCGATGCCGAAGCTGGGACGCATGCCGTGCCTGGCCAACAATGAAGTGCGATTGCTGATCAACGGCGCGGCCACCTTCGAGGCGATTTTCCACGCAATCGACCAGGCACGGGAAGCGGTGCTGATCCAGTTTTTCATCATTCACGACGATCGTCTCGGCCAGCGTCTGCGTGACCTGCTGCTGAAGAAAGCGGCCGAAGGCGTGGTGATTCATTTGCTCTACGACCGTATCGGCAGCCACGCCCTGCCCCACAGCTACGTGCAGGCGCTGCGCGACGGCGGCGTCGAGGTCAAAGCGTTCGCCACCCGCAGCGGCTGGCTCAATCGTTTCCAGGTGAATTTCCGTAACCACCGCAAGATCGTGGTGGTCGACGGGCTGATCGGGTTTGTTGGCGGGCACAACGTCGGCGACGAATACATGGGTGAAAAACCACCCCTGGCACCGTGGCGCGATACTCACGTCCAGGTGCGGGGCCCGGTGGTGGCGTGTATGCAGGAGTCATTTGCCGAAGACTGGTTCTGGGCCGCGAGGTCATTGCCGCCGCTGATCCTGCCGGACGCGTACCCGGAGGATGGCGTGCTTTGCCAATTGCTCGCCAGCGGCCCGGCGGATGCCTACGAAACCTGCTCGCTGTTCTTCGTCGAAGCCATCCACGCCGCCACCGAGCGCGTGTGGATCACCAGCCCCTACTTCATTCCCGACGAAGCCGTTTTCGCGGCATTACGCCTCGCGGTATTGCGCGGGGTCGACGTGCGCCTGCTGCTGCCTTCGCGCCCCGACCATCGCATCGTCTACGCCGCCTCCAGTCTGTACGCGTTCGAAGCGGTACGCGCCGGGGTGCGGGTATTCCGCTACGAACCGGGGTTCCTGCATCAGAAAGTGGTGTTGATCGACGGCGAAATCAGCGCCATCGGCAGCGCCAATCTGGACAACCGTTCGTTCCGGCTGAATTTCGAGGTAATGCTGCTGACCGTCGACAGCGAATTCGCCGCCAGCGTGGAACAGATGCTCAACGATGATTTCGCCCAGGCCTACGAAGTCGCCAAAGAAGAAAGCCGGGAGATCCACCGCCTGCAACAGGTCGGTATGCGGATCGCCCGGCTGATTTCACCGATACTCTAG
- the cfaB gene encoding C17 cyclopropane fatty acid synthase CfaB, with protein sequence MLAQLPPALQNLQLPLRLRLWDGHEFNLGPTPSVTIVVKDPQMVTQFTHPSLDALGAAFVEGKLELEGSISEVIRVCDELSTALLNEDEDSQPVRTLHDKETDAKAISYHYDLSNAFYQLWLDSDMAYSCAYFETGSESLEQAQQAKFRHLCRKLRLQPGDYLLDVGCGWGGLARYAAREFGAKVFGITLSKEQLALARERVKAEGLEDQIELQLLDYRDLPQDGRFDKVVSVGMFEHVGHANLAEYCKTLFGAVKEGGLVMNHGITAKHTDGRPVGRGAGDFIEKYVFPNGELPHLAMISAEISEAGLEIVDVESLRLHYARTLDHWSERLEDNLEAAAKLVPDQALRIWRLYLAGCAYAFARGWINLHQILAVKAHADGSHELPWTRDDIYHP encoded by the coding sequence ATGCTCGCGCAACTTCCACCGGCCTTACAGAATCTGCAGCTTCCGCTTCGCCTGCGACTCTGGGACGGCCATGAATTCAATCTGGGCCCGACGCCCAGCGTCACCATCGTGGTCAAGGACCCGCAGATGGTCACCCAGTTCACCCATCCAAGTCTCGACGCATTGGGTGCGGCCTTCGTCGAGGGCAAGCTCGAACTGGAGGGCTCGATCAGCGAAGTCATCCGGGTGTGCGATGAGTTGAGCACGGCGCTGCTCAATGAAGATGAAGACAGTCAGCCGGTGCGCACGCTCCACGACAAGGAAACCGACGCCAAGGCCATCTCCTATCACTACGACCTGTCCAACGCGTTCTACCAGCTGTGGCTGGACAGCGACATGGCGTATTCCTGCGCGTATTTCGAAACCGGCAGCGAATCCCTGGAGCAAGCCCAGCAGGCCAAGTTCCGGCACCTGTGCCGCAAGCTGCGTCTGCAGCCCGGCGACTATCTGCTGGACGTCGGTTGTGGTTGGGGCGGGCTGGCGCGGTATGCCGCCCGCGAGTTTGGCGCCAAGGTCTTCGGTATCACCCTGAGCAAGGAGCAACTGGCTCTGGCCCGCGAACGAGTGAAAGCCGAAGGGCTGGAAGATCAGATAGAACTGCAACTGCTGGACTACCGCGATCTGCCCCAGGACGGGCGTTTCGATAAAGTGGTCAGCGTCGGCATGTTCGAACACGTCGGCCACGCCAACCTCGCCGAATACTGCAAAACCCTGTTCGGCGCGGTGAAAGAGGGCGGCCTGGTGATGAACCACGGCATCACCGCCAAGCACACGGATGGTCGTCCGGTGGGACGCGGTGCTGGGGATTTCATCGAGAAATACGTGTTCCCCAACGGCGAGCTGCCGCACCTGGCGATGATCTCGGCCGAGATCAGCGAAGCGGGTCTGGAGATCGTCGACGTCGAGAGTCTGCGCCTGCACTACGCGCGCACGCTGGACCACTGGAGCGAACGGCTGGAGGACAATCTTGAAGCCGCCGCGAAACTGGTGCCGGATCAGGCGCTGCGCATCTGGCGTCTGTACCTGGCGGGCTGCGCTTATGCATTCGCTCGCGGCTGGATCAACCTGCACCAGATCCTCGCCGTGAAGGCCCATGCCGACGGCAGCCATGAACTGCCGTGGACGAGGGACGACATCTACCACCCTTGA
- a CDS encoding heavy metal translocating P-type ATPase: MTATTSSPSLLSSAEQRRAARQLTLAMLALGLLGLGLIWRWLMPEQTGVSQLLLGFASLLVAVPVMRSAWFSLRYPSLHGITDQLIALAMIGAWATGDLLTAALLPIIMIFGHVLEERSVIGSQEAIHALGQLTRSHARKVQADGTIIEVDNGTLKAGDKVEVRAGDRVPADGRVLSGQASLDTASITGESVPVEAGVGMAVFGGAINLDGLLRIEVTRTGDESTLGKVIALMQNAERSKPPITRLLERYAGSYMVLVLLLAAVTWFITNDAQAMLAVLVAACPCALVLSAPATAIAGVAVAARHGILIRSSAFLEELADLTSLVVDKTGTLTYGTLRLQSINSPQADHGSVMALAASLGAASSHPVSRALAGLVSAEEVLVLTDIHERQGLGVVANTAQGEAALGRPELFAQLSIPTTAIPEHDGPIAGLALNGEFLAWLLLADTVKPEARFALSELRDLGLGRQLLLTGDRQSVAQTLAKDVGLHEVEAQALPEDKLNRVLKEIDNGFRPMVVGDGINDSLALKAGVVGVAMGAGGADIALASADIVLIGSDLRRLGTCVRLSRECRRTLQVNVIIGLGWTLAIVVFAAFGWLGAAGAMIAALLHDLSTLLVLGNAGRLLRFQEPLLKLKASD, translated from the coding sequence ATGACGGCCACTACCTCATCTCCGAGCCTGTTGTCCTCGGCCGAACAACGCCGCGCCGCGCGCCAGTTGACCCTGGCGATGCTTGCCCTCGGGTTGCTCGGTCTGGGGCTGATCTGGCGCTGGTTGATGCCGGAGCAAACCGGCGTCAGCCAGTTGTTGCTCGGATTCGCTTCTTTATTAGTGGCGGTGCCGGTGATGCGTTCGGCGTGGTTCAGCCTGCGTTATCCGAGCCTGCACGGCATCACCGATCAGTTGATCGCTCTGGCGATGATCGGGGCCTGGGCTACGGGTGATCTGCTAACGGCCGCGCTGCTGCCGATCATCATGATCTTCGGTCACGTGCTGGAAGAGCGCAGTGTGATCGGCTCCCAGGAAGCGATTCATGCCCTCGGCCAACTGACCCGCAGTCATGCGCGCAAGGTGCAGGCGGACGGCACGATCATCGAAGTCGACAACGGCACGCTCAAGGCCGGCGACAAAGTGGAAGTGCGCGCCGGGGACCGGGTGCCGGCGGACGGTAGAGTTTTATCCGGCCAGGCCAGCCTCGATACGGCGTCGATCACCGGTGAGTCGGTCCCGGTGGAGGCGGGCGTCGGCATGGCGGTGTTTGGCGGCGCGATCAACCTCGACGGGCTGCTGCGAATTGAAGTGACCCGTACCGGGGATGAATCCACCCTCGGCAAAGTCATCGCGCTGATGCAGAACGCCGAACGCTCCAAACCACCGATCACTCGTTTGCTCGAACGTTATGCCGGCAGTTACATGGTGCTGGTGTTGTTGCTCGCGGCAGTGACCTGGTTTATCACCAACGATGCACAGGCGATGCTCGCGGTGCTGGTGGCGGCATGCCCATGCGCTCTGGTGTTGTCAGCGCCGGCCACGGCGATTGCCGGGGTGGCGGTGGCGGCGCGGCACGGGATTCTGATCCGCAGTTCGGCGTTCCTTGAGGAACTGGCGGACCTCACCTCGCTGGTCGTCGACAAGACCGGCACCCTGACGTACGGCACGCTGCGCTTGCAATCGATCAATAGCCCGCAAGCGGATCACGGGTCGGTAATGGCGCTGGCTGCAAGTCTGGGTGCGGCGAGCAGCCATCCGGTCAGCCGCGCGCTGGCCGGACTGGTCAGCGCAGAAGAAGTGCTGGTGCTGACCGATATTCATGAGCGGCAGGGGTTGGGCGTAGTGGCCAACACCGCGCAAGGCGAGGCCGCGCTCGGGCGCCCGGAGCTGTTTGCGCAGTTGAGTATTCCGACCACGGCGATCCCTGAACACGATGGCCCGATTGCAGGGTTGGCATTGAATGGCGAATTTCTCGCCTGGCTGTTGCTGGCCGACACCGTCAAACCGGAAGCGCGATTTGCGTTGAGTGAACTGCGCGACCTCGGATTGGGACGACAACTGCTGTTGACCGGCGACCGGCAAAGCGTCGCGCAAACCTTGGCCAAGGATGTCGGCCTGCACGAAGTCGAGGCCCAGGCACTGCCCGAAGACAAACTCAATCGAGTGCTCAAGGAAATCGACAACGGCTTCCGGCCGATGGTGGTTGGTGACGGGATCAACGATTCGCTGGCGCTCAAGGCCGGCGTGGTCGGGGTGGCGATGGGAGCGGGCGGCGCGGACATTGCGCTGGCCTCCGCCGACATCGTGCTGATCGGCAGCGACCTGCGCCGGCTCGGCACCTGTGTGCGCCTGAGTCGTGAGTGCCGACGGACCTTGCAAGTGAACGTGATCATCGGTCTGGGCTGGACGCTGGCCATCGTGGTGTTCGCGGCCTTCGGCTGGCTCGGTGCAGCGGGGGCGATGATCGCAGCGTTGCTGCACGACCTGAGCACGTTGCTGGTGCTGGGCAATGCCGGTCGCCTGCTGCGTTTTCAGGAACCGCTGCTGAAGCTGAAAGCGTCGGACTGA
- the hflK gene encoding protease modulator HflK: MNEVPRGTHSLNSPWIQAGRLAFFALYAVTVLAALAWAFSNVRQIDPQNRAVVLHFGALDRIQNAGLLLAWPQPFEQVVLLPAADRVIERRVENLLRSDQAVQADRVATFATPLSDALAGSGYLLTGDAGVVQLDVRVFYKVTDPYDFVLQGEHVLPALDRVVTRSAVALTAARDLDTILVARPELIGADNQAAERRERLRGDLVQGINRRLAELKASGQGIGIEVARVDVQSSLPEPAVSAFNAVLTASQQADKAVANARTEAEKLTQSANEQADRTLQVAHAQAGERLAKASADTATVLSLAKAQQQGTDPQMLLRLYRERMPKILGQAGSVTTVDPKDDSRLIIQGASK; encoded by the coding sequence ATGAATGAAGTTCCACGTGGAACACATTCGCTGAACAGTCCGTGGATTCAGGCGGGACGTTTGGCGTTTTTTGCTCTGTACGCAGTAACCGTGCTGGCGGCATTGGCCTGGGCATTTTCCAATGTCCGGCAGATTGACCCGCAGAATCGCGCGGTGGTTTTGCATTTCGGAGCGCTGGACCGCATTCAGAATGCCGGATTGTTATTGGCCTGGCCGCAGCCGTTCGAGCAGGTAGTTTTGTTGCCAGCGGCGGATCGGGTGATTGAGCGCCGGGTGGAAAATCTGCTGCGCAGCGATCAGGCCGTGCAGGCAGATCGCGTTGCAACCTTCGCCACGCCGCTGAGTGACGCGCTGGCCGGCTCCGGTTATTTGCTCACCGGTGATGCCGGCGTGGTGCAACTGGATGTGCGAGTGTTCTACAAGGTCACCGATCCCTATGACTTCGTGCTGCAAGGCGAGCATGTGCTGCCGGCGCTGGATCGAGTGGTGACGCGCAGCGCTGTGGCGCTGACGGCGGCGCGGGATCTGGACACGATTCTGGTGGCGCGACCTGAGTTGATCGGCGCCGACAATCAGGCGGCCGAACGTCGCGAACGGTTGCGTGGCGATCTGGTGCAAGGCATCAACCGACGTCTCGCCGAGTTGAAGGCAAGCGGCCAGGGCATCGGCATCGAAGTGGCTCGGGTCGATGTGCAATCGAGTCTGCCGGAGCCGGCGGTGAGCGCGTTCAACGCCGTCCTCACTGCCAGCCAGCAAGCTGACAAAGCGGTCGCCAATGCTCGAACCGAGGCCGAGAAACTCACTCAGTCTGCCAACGAACAGGCCGACCGCACGCTACAAGTCGCCCACGCCCAGGCCGGTGAGCGCCTGGCCAAAGCCTCCGCCGACACGGCGACGGTGTTGAGCCTGGCCAAGGCGCAACAGCAAGGCACGGACCCGCAAATGCTGTTGCGTCTGTACCGCGAGCGGATGCCGAAGATTCTCGGGCAGGCTGGTTCGGTGACCACAGTCGATCCGAAAGACGATTCACGCCTGATCATTCAGGGAGCCAGCAAATGA
- the hflC gene encoding protease modulator HflC, translating into MSQSHTHDHHDHSGHDHAHGGGHHHHGHHHHHHGAPEEAGPFPFKRMGWAALLVAFAIAAASLVQVRSGEATVITRFGNPSRVLLDPGLSWRWPAPFEAAIPVDLRLRTTSSGLQDVGTRDGLRIIVQAYVAWQVQGDPDNVQRFMRAVQNQPDEAARQIRTFVGSALETTASSFDLANLVNTDASQVRIADFEAQLRQQIDQQLLATYGVRVVQVGIERLTLPSVTLTATVDRMRAERETIATERTAIGKREAAQIRSAAERDARIVQADATVKAADIEAQSRVEAAQIYGRAYAGSPQLYNLLRSLDTLGTIVSPDTKLILRTDAAPFRVLVDGPPNLDNKSGSQP; encoded by the coding sequence TTGAGCCAGTCGCACACTCACGATCACCATGACCACAGCGGCCACGATCATGCTCATGGCGGCGGTCATCACCATCACGGGCATCATCACCATCACCACGGTGCGCCGGAGGAGGCGGGGCCTTTTCCGTTCAAACGCATGGGCTGGGCAGCGTTGCTGGTGGCGTTCGCCATCGCGGCCGCGAGCCTGGTGCAAGTGCGCTCCGGTGAAGCCACGGTCATTACCCGTTTCGGTAACCCGTCCCGTGTGTTGCTGGATCCGGGTCTGAGCTGGCGCTGGCCGGCGCCGTTCGAAGCGGCAATTCCGGTGGATCTGCGTTTGCGCACGACCTCCAGCGGCTTGCAGGACGTCGGCACCCGCGACGGTTTGCGCATCATCGTCCAGGCGTACGTGGCCTGGCAGGTGCAGGGCGATCCCGACAACGTGCAGCGCTTCATGCGCGCCGTGCAGAACCAGCCGGACGAAGCGGCGCGGCAGATCCGGACGTTTGTCGGCTCGGCACTGGAAACCACGGCCAGCAGTTTTGATCTGGCCAATCTGGTGAACACCGATGCCAGCCAGGTTCGCATCGCCGATTTTGAAGCGCAGTTGCGCCAGCAAATCGATCAGCAACTGCTCGCGACTTATGGCGTGCGCGTGGTGCAGGTGGGCATAGAACGTCTGACTTTGCCATCGGTGACCTTGACCGCAACGGTCGACCGGATGCGCGCCGAGCGTGAAACCATCGCCACCGAACGCACCGCCATCGGCAAGCGTGAAGCGGCACAAATCCGCTCCGCCGCCGAACGCGATGCGCGAATCGTGCAAGCCGATGCCACGGTGAAAGCCGCCGATATCGAAGCTCAATCGCGGGTGGAAGCGGCGCAGATTTACGGACGCGCTTACGCCGGTTCGCCGCAGCTGTACAACTTGCTGCGCTCGCTGGACACCCTCGGCACCATCGTTTCGCCAGACACCAAACTGATCCTGCGCACCGACGCCGCGCCATTCCGGGTGTTGGTCGACGGTCCGCCGAATCTCGACAACAAAAGCGGATCGCAGCCATGA
- the hflK gene encoding protease modulator HflK produces MQVDLDEGTPVTGLPRFQQAATQGRRLRRLAIGLGALAGAGWVLAFFVGLFAPQSLWPALLVNQSAALLVLVAGLQSAWWVTQWRARVINPVVPVTAAEEPAPEGWYERLLDRMSQRSLHLLGQIGAPTLWLGGWSLLVLSSIEQMWNLTLPSTGVGLSATVGAAIALLLAFALLVLERQLAQENPAQWPEAGALAQLTRVAIISLVLGALCLLFASESAIWPVRLAVLIGILPGLVALELLLRVLLSLFSPRREQLEPVLLARSFVADLLRWPPQPLLALQHELHNRFGIDLRQIWAFSYMRRAFLPVLLLVATVGWLLTGLHEIPMQSRGIYERFGKPVQVFGPGPHAGLPWPLGRVLNVENGVVHELATSVGENPAPVQLDPAEGPAPFTANRLWDASHVNDKSQVIASSRGDQQSFQIVNMDVRFVYRIGLSDQAALAATYNSADVPTLIRSTASRILVHDFASRTLDGLLGEDRTGLAEEIGRAVQSDLQKLDSGVEILATVVEAIHPPAGAANAYHSVQAAQIGAQALISRERGAAAEASNQAQLQASLARDQASANAHEINATARAADLKFSAEQKAYASAGQAFVLEQYLSQLSQGLSKAKLLVLDHRLGGSSNAPTIDLRTFTLPADPARTTAQPGATH; encoded by the coding sequence ATGCAAGTCGATCTGGATGAAGGCACGCCGGTGACCGGATTGCCGCGCTTTCAGCAAGCGGCGACGCAGGGCCGGCGCTTGCGTCGCCTGGCGATCGGTCTGGGCGCATTGGCCGGGGCAGGGTGGGTACTGGCGTTTTTTGTCGGGCTGTTTGCGCCGCAATCGCTGTGGCCCGCGCTGTTGGTCAATCAGAGCGCGGCGTTGCTGGTGCTGGTGGCGGGGCTGCAATCGGCGTGGTGGGTGACGCAATGGCGGGCGCGGGTGATCAATCCCGTCGTGCCGGTGACGGCTGCTGAAGAACCTGCGCCGGAAGGCTGGTACGAACGGCTGCTGGATCGGATGAGCCAGCGCAGTCTGCATCTGCTCGGACAGATCGGCGCGCCCACATTGTGGCTGGGCGGGTGGTCGTTGCTGGTGCTGTCAAGCATCGAACAAATGTGGAATCTGACGCTGCCATCGACGGGTGTGGGGTTGTCCGCCACGGTCGGCGCGGCTATCGCATTGCTGCTGGCGTTCGCTCTGCTGGTGCTGGAGCGGCAACTGGCGCAGGAAAACCCGGCGCAGTGGCCCGAGGCCGGAGCGCTGGCGCAACTGACGCGCGTGGCAATCATCAGTCTGGTGCTGGGCGCGTTGTGCCTGTTGTTCGCCAGTGAGAGTGCAATCTGGCCGGTGCGTCTGGCAGTGTTGATCGGCATTCTGCCTGGGCTGGTTGCTCTGGAATTGCTGTTGCGTGTGCTGCTGTCGCTGTTCAGCCCGCGCCGCGAACAACTCGAACCGGTGCTGCTGGCGCGCAGTTTTGTCGCCGATTTGCTGCGCTGGCCGCCACAACCGTTGCTCGCGTTGCAGCATGAATTGCATAACCGCTTCGGCATCGATCTGCGTCAGATCTGGGCCTTCAGTTACATGCGCCGCGCGTTCCTGCCGGTGTTGTTGCTGGTGGCGACGGTGGGCTGGTTGCTCACCGGCCTTCACGAAATTCCGATGCAAAGCCGTGGCATCTATGAGCGCTTCGGCAAACCGGTGCAGGTGTTCGGGCCGGGGCCGCACGCCGGTTTGCCCTGGCCGTTGGGGCGTGTGTTGAATGTTGAAAACGGCGTGGTGCATGAACTGGCGACCAGCGTCGGGGAGAACCCGGCACCCGTGCAGCTGGATCCGGCAGAAGGCCCGGCGCCATTCACCGCGAATCGTTTGTGGGATGCCAGCCACGTCAATGACAAGTCACAGGTGATCGCCAGCAGCCGTGGCGATCAGCAGAGCTTTCAGATCGTCAACATGGACGTGCGCTTCGTCTACCGCATCGGTCTGAGCGATCAAGCGGCGCTGGCCGCTACTTATAACAGCGCCGATGTGCCCACGCTGATCCGCAGCACCGCCAGCCGGATTCTGGTGCATGACTTTGCCTCGCGCACCCTCGACGGATTGCTCGGCGAGGACAGGACCGGGCTCGCCGAAGAAATCGGCCGCGCCGTGCAAAGCGATCTGCAGAAACTCGACAGCGGCGTGGAAATTCTCGCCACGGTGGTCGAAGCGATTCACCCGCCGGCAGGGGCGGCCAATGCCTATCACAGCGTGCAAGCGGCACAGATCGGCGCTCAGGCGTTGATCTCACGCGAGCGCGGTGCTGCTGCCGAAGCGAGTAACCAGGCGCAGTTGCAGGCCAGCCTCGCTCGGGATCAGGCCAGTGCCAACGCCCATGAAATCAATGCCACCGCCCGGGCGGCGGATCTGAAATTCAGCGCCGAACAGAAGGCCTACGCCAGCGCCGGCCAGGCCTTCGTGCTGGAGCAATACCTCAGCCAACTCAGCCAGGGTTTGAGCAAAGCCAAATTGTTGGTACTCGACCATCGCCTGGGCGGCAGCAGTAACGCACCGACCATCGACCTGCGTACGTTCACGCTGCCGGCAGATCCGGCGCGCACCACCGCTCAGCCAGGAGCCACCCATTGA
- the lpdA gene encoding dihydrolipoyl dehydrogenase has protein sequence MSNYDVVILGGGPGGYNAAIRAGQLGLKAACVEGRATLGGTCLNVGCMPSKALLHASELYEAALGAEFANLGIEVKPTLNLAQMMKQKDESVSGLTKGIEFLFRKNKVDWIKGWGHIDGPGKVSVTGDQGSRIELTAKDIVIATGSEPTPLPGVEIDNKRILDSTGALSLSEVPKHLVVIGAGVIGLELGSVWRRLGAQVTVVEYLDRICPGVDGEAGKTLQRSLSKQGISFKLSSKVTSATSSATGVQLSVEPAAGGNAEILEADYVLVAIGRRPYTQGLGLENVGLSTDKRGMLANKQHRTEAPGVWVIGDVTSGPMLAHKAEDEAMACIEQIVGKAGEVNYDLIPNVIYTRPELASVGKTEEQLKAEGRAYKVGKFPFTANSRAKINHETEGFAKVIADERTDEVLGVHLVGPSVSEMIGEFCVAMEFSASAEDIALTCHPHPTRSEALRQAAMNVEGMATQM, from the coding sequence ATGAGCAACTATGACGTGGTGATTCTGGGCGGTGGCCCCGGCGGTTATAACGCAGCGATCCGCGCCGGCCAGCTGGGCCTCAAGGCCGCGTGCGTCGAGGGCCGCGCTACGCTGGGTGGCACCTGCCTGAACGTCGGCTGCATGCCGTCCAAGGCGCTTTTGCATGCGTCCGAGCTCTACGAAGCGGCGCTGGGCGCGGAGTTCGCCAACCTCGGCATCGAGGTCAAACCCACGCTCAACCTCGCGCAAATGATGAAGCAGAAAGACGAAAGCGTGAGCGGCCTGACCAAAGGCATCGAGTTTCTGTTTCGCAAAAACAAGGTCGACTGGATCAAGGGCTGGGGCCATATCGATGGCCCCGGAAAAGTCAGCGTGACCGGCGATCAGGGCAGCCGGATCGAGCTCACCGCGAAGGACATCGTTATCGCCACCGGCTCCGAGCCCACTCCCCTGCCCGGCGTGGAGATCGACAATAAGCGCATTCTCGACTCAACCGGTGCACTGTCCCTGAGCGAAGTACCCAAGCATCTGGTGGTAATCGGCGCAGGCGTGATCGGGCTCGAACTCGGTTCGGTCTGGCGCCGACTCGGCGCACAGGTAACGGTGGTGGAATACCTCGACCGCATCTGCCCCGGTGTCGACGGCGAAGCCGGCAAGACCCTGCAACGCTCACTGAGTAAACAAGGCATCAGCTTCAAGCTGAGCTCGAAAGTGACCAGCGCCACCTCCTCGGCCACTGGCGTACAGCTCAGCGTCGAACCCGCCGCCGGCGGAAACGCGGAAATCCTCGAAGCCGATTACGTATTGGTGGCCATCGGTCGTCGTCCGTACACCCAAGGCCTGGGCCTGGAAAACGTCGGCCTGAGCACCGACAAACGCGGCATGCTCGCCAACAAACAGCATCGCACCGAAGCGCCCGGCGTGTGGGTGATCGGCGACGTGACGTCCGGGCCGATGCTCGCGCACAAGGCCGAAGACGAAGCCATGGCCTGCATCGAGCAGATCGTCGGCAAGGCCGGCGAGGTCAATTACGACCTGATTCCCAACGTGATCTACACCCGCCCGGAACTGGCCAGCGTCGGCAAGACCGAAGAGCAGCTGAAAGCCGAAGGCCGGGCGTACAAGGTCGGCAAATTCCCGTTCACCGCCAACAGCCGGGCGAAGATCAATCACGAGACCGAAGGTTTTGCCAAAGTCATCGCCGATGAGCGCACCGACGAAGTCCTCGGCGTGCACCTGGTCGGCCCGAGCGTCAGTGAAATGATCGGCGAGTTCTGTGTGGCCATGGAATTCAGCGCCTCGGCTGAAGACATCGCGCTGACCTGCCACCCGCATCCAACCCGCTCCGAAGCGTTGCGTCAGGCGGCGATGAATGTCGAGGGGATGGCGACGCAGATGTAA